In the Bacillus sp. FJAT-42376 genome, TAGCGATTATATGCAAATTCCCGGCGGCCAGTACCGAATCGATATTCTCCCCCACGGAAATCAAACTACCCCGGTGCTTACAGAAAACGTCCTCCTCATGCCAGGGATTACGTATACGATGGCCGCAAGCGGCACCGTCTCTAATTTGAAGCTTTTGCCGATTGTCGACCGCCCTTTTGTATCGGGAGGCGAAACAAAAGTGAAGTTTGTACACTTATCCCCTGATGCTCCGGCTGTAGATGTAGCCGTTAAAAATGGCGAAATTCTTTTCCCAGATGTGTCCTATACAACATCAACAAAATACCGTTCGGTGCCTGCAGGCAAAATAGACCTCGAGGTGAGAATAGCGGGGACCGATACAGTCGCTTTAAACGTTCCGAAAGTGCAATTCAAGTCGGATACAGCGTACACCATTTTTGCATTGGGTCTTGCAAATGGAAACCCTCCCCTGGAAGCGATGCTTGTGGTCGGATAAATGATGCTTTGTAAATAACATATAAACATTGTAAAATTTCTATAATAAATCGGTAAAACCACACCATTCCTCTCTGATTTTTACTAAGATGGATGAGAAGACTTTTCTATCTTACGATGATTTAAAGGGGGAGCCGCTATGCGTTTTACGAAGAAATTGAGTATATCGCTGATCATCCTTTTCCTGCTTGCTGTCTGACGTCTCTGACTGAACACGGTCCAGTCTTAACCATATTATATAAAAATGAGAAGGCATTTTGCCTTCTCATTTGTCTTCTGCGCGTTTTGTTTTCTCATCCTTTAAATGAAGCAGGTAAACCGTAATGCAAAAGAACAGCGCACTGCAGGAAATATTCGTAAATACAATATCCATGTTTTCTTCCACTTTTTCATCCATAAACTGAATGCCTGCAATACCGGCAAAGTATAGGCCGATCAAAAGGAAAATTACGCTGCCCAATATGTATTTTCTCTGGTCCATGCATATCCTCCATCCTTTAAAAATTCACTGGGAGCCAATCCCGTACGTTCTAATTATGAACCTATTGTAAATTCTGCAATAGAAAATTAACATTCTTAGCTAAATATTATCCGGCAAATGACCTATTTCGTCAACCCTTTCCCGACCTTAATCCTTAAGGGGCACAAATAGTTCAAAGCGGATGACATCGTTCTTCAAATCAAATTTCTCCGCTTTGGCTCTGTAGTTGTTGCTTAATTGAATATCGGTTAAATCCACGTCAATCGAGTGATTTTTTTCATTAATATGAACAAACTCCGGAAGCGTATAGGACGTGCTGATATAGTTCAGAACAAAAGAGACGGGGATGTCTAGTTTCCCGATTGAAAGATCTTCCACAAACAATCTCATATTCCCATCTTTTTTTACAACGGGGGAAAATGTAATTTTCGCATCGATATCCTTTCCGAATGCTCTGATTCCTCCTGTAAAATACACTTTGTCTTCCAAATACACTTTATAATTATATTGATCCGCATTTGCTTCTTTCTTCAGATAATGATCAATCAGCTGATTGAGTGCCTCCTTCTTTGCCCCTACGTTCAAGGCGACTGCTTTGCCTTCTTTAATATCTTTTTGTGTTGGCGCATTTTGTTCAGCAGGAGAAAAAATCAGGATAGCGGCAATGCCGATTGCCGCTATGTTCACTGCAAGCAGAACGATGAACGCCCATTTCCATTTCTTCATTTCATGCCTCCTATCTTGATCCATCACGCCTCAAAATCGCTTCGTAAACTCTCTCTCCAATTAATGAATACCCTTGAGTATTCGGATGAAACGAATCTTTATAAAGCAGCCCTTCATTTGGATTATCATAAAGATCAGCAACTGGAACAAATTCGGCATTGCCATCCGCCTCAATCAGTTTTTTGGCAGCCCCATTCCAGTCTTCTACGACAACATCAATTTCCGAAAGCTCAGGCAGTGCAAATTTAAATGGATTATATAAGCCTGAATAGATAATTTTCGCATCGGGATTGTAGTGCCTGATCGTCTGAAAAATCGAATTCAGCCGCTCCTCATAGCCGGTCTGTGCTTTTTCAAATGGCTGCAGAGTCAAGTCGAATATATGATCTTTCACTACTTTCATGATATCGTTGCCTCCTATTGTGAGAAGGATGATATCCGATTCCTTCAGGGCATTTTTGACTTCTTTCTTCTGCAGTTTTTTCATCAGATCTGTCGTCTGATTTCCGAGAACAGCATAGTTATTGACGGCAACTGTATCAATTGTATTTAAATCGGACAATTTCGTTTTCACGACGCCCACATAACCCCCGTTTTTCGAATCGTCTCCTATACCGGCCGTTAAAGAATCCCCGATTCCCGTTATCGTCACATCGCCCTGTTTAATGGCCATTACGGGAGCTGCTTCTTTTTTTACAGCCGGTTTTTTATGGACAGGTTCCCTTGGACTGAGTGAAAATTGATCGCATCCGGCAAGCAGGACCATCAAGCTTGATAACCATATTAAAACCATTCTCATTATGTGTACTCCCTTCTGGCAGAAATCCATTCCATCCTTTCACCTATTACAAGCATAACGATAGGACGTGCTGTTCTTCAATCCTTTTGCCTATGAAAAAAAGAGACATCCAGCGCTATTGCTGCTGCAGCCTCTTCAAGTCTTTCATCATCTTGCCATACGGAGGATTCTCAACTCCGCTGTAAGACTGGACCACTTCCCCCTTTTTATTGACGAGGTAAAAGGAAGTCCCATGGATCACCTGATCCTCGGATTCAGGTTTTTTCACTAATGTTTTAAAACTTTTAAGGGAAAAGTCCTCAATTTCTTTTTGACTGTAGCCCGTCAGGAAATGCCAATTTTCAAATGAACTGCCAAACTGACGGGCGAACTGTTTTAATTTTTCAGGTTGATCGATGGAGGGATCTACACTGAATGAGACGATTTCCACCGGAACACCCTGACTTTCGGACATGTCCTGAAGCTTTTTCATATGGGCCGTCATTGGGGGGCACACGGTTGTGCAGCTTGTAAAAATAAAATTTGCGATCCATACTTTATCTTTTAAATCACTCAAGCCGAAAGGCTCACCCTCTTGATCTGTGAACCGGAAGTTTTCCACTGATGAAATAGATTTCATGCCGGAAGAAGCCGTGCTGCAGCCGGATAATAAAAGGGCGAATACTGCAATCCATAAAAATCCTGTTTTCTTCAAGAGGAATCACTTCCTGTCCATTTTTCTAAGCCGCACGTCTATTCAGCGAAGTACATGAACCCTATGGCTCCCTGTCCCGTATGGGTAGAGACTACAGGGGTCGTAAACGAAATATCAATCGGCAGGTCTGGTCTGATTTGCAGAAGGGCTTCTTTTAAATTATGTGCAAGTTCCGATGCATCTGCATGAGCAATTCCTATTGCTTTGGCGGTTTTCCCCTTTATATCCTCCCCAAACTGTTTGGCAAGGTATTTAACAATTTGCGAGTGGCTTCGGACCTTCGCTACAGGGGTATACACACCATCCTGCAGACTCGCAATGGGCTTGATATTCAGTAAGGAACCAATCATCGCCTTGCCCCTTCCGATTCTCCCGCCTTTGACGAGATTCTCAAGGGTATCCACGGTGACAAACAGCCTGGATGCGTCTTTGATGGTTTTCAATCTCTCCAGAATTTCTTCCTTTGTAGAGCCTGCTTCCGCCATTTTGGCGGCTTCGAGCACTTGGAACCCTAGTGCTTTGGAAATAAACTGCGAATCAATGACCGTGATGTCGCCTTCAGCCATCGCAGCCGCGCTTTCAGCAGTCTGAAACGTTCCGCTCATTCCGGAAGTTAAATGAATCGAAATAATCTGATCTGCTTCCTTCAGAAGTTCTGTATAGGTTTCGACGAATTTGCCGATCGCAGGCTGGGAGCTTTTTGGGAGTTCAGATGCTTCCGCCATTTTTTTCATGAATTCCTCAGGGGTAATATCTACCCGGTCAATATACGTTTCCCCATCTATATGTATCGTTAAAGGTATCACTTTAATGTTGTGTTTCTGAATCAAGGCTGGATCTAAATCTGTAGTTGAATCTGTTACAATCACGATTTTTTTCAAAATGTCACTTCCCTATCTCTATCATTAAGAAGTATTATACAGATTGTTCGAATGGTTTCAATAAAAATCATGAAATAATAAAAGAACAAATCAGAATTTATGAACAAAGCAGTCAAAATACCGCGTATCTTCTGCGTTTTTCAAAGGAATTTATCTTTCCTGTTACGGCCGCAAAAAAAAGAGAGATCTCTCAAGATCTCTCTAAGCATTATTCTGTAATACTTCAGATTGAAAAATTGCTTCATATTCCGGCCATTTTAAAACTTTCTTGAGATAATCCCGGAAAGAATATACGCTTCTCGGTTCAGGTTCAGCATGCAATCTTGTCAGATAGGCCTGCAGTCTTGCCTGAATCAAAAAAGTGTACCTGGAATCTTTCACCATGACAGGAATCTCTACAACCTTAACCTTCTGTCCATCCATCCGTTTGAACTCTAGGCTTTTGAATAGCAAAATATCAATCCTCTTTTTCACCCGTTTGCTTTATTATACTCCATTTTCCTATCGAAGTCTGTCAAATTGTGCTTGCGGCAAGAAAATTTCTAACAGAATTTATGCAAGCCTGTTCATTATTGGCAGCGGAATTGATGAGCGTCGATACTTGATAGGCTTTCATTTCTTCCGCGGGCAGCGGCCTAAGCATCCTGACCGCCTTCTCTGTCTCCAGTTCCAGCCAGCCGAAAGCTTCTCCATATTCCAGGATGACGGGCATTCGATCATGGATGTCTTTGACCCTTTCATTTGCAGCTGTTGTGATCACGGTACATGTGACGAGTTCATCCTCTTCATCACGCCATCTATCCCACAAACCAGCGAATGCAAATGGATTTCCGGAGCGAAGCATAAATCTGTAAGGAATTTTGCCGGACTCTGTTTTCTTCCATTCATAAAAGCTGTCTGCGAGAATCAGGCAGCGTTTCCGGTCAAGAAGGTGCTTAAAACTTGGTTTTTCAGCGATTGTTTCAGCCCGGGCATTAATAAAACCGGTACCCTGGCGCTTTTTCGACCATGATGGGATGAGCCCCCAGGTTAAGCTCCCCGCCTTATACTCCCCATTTCTCCCTGCCAGCGCCAGCACTTTTTGAGAGGGTGCGGCATTGTAGGTTTTTCCCAAGAAACCATCTTCCCTGTTCATGACGGGAAAATAGTCAAAAATCTCATCGCCGTACGTCTGGGTAAATCTCCCGCACATCCTGGCCCTCCTCTTAAATCAGCAAATGAAACAGCTGTTCATCTTTGTTAACTTCTGTGTAATGGAAACCCTTCTCATCCATGTTCGTGATCAGGGTAGAATAATCCCGTTTGTCTTTTAATTCAATTCCCACAAGGGCGGGGCCATTCTCTTTATTATTTTTTTTCGTGTATTCAAACCGGTTGATATCGTCATTCGGGCCTAATACATCATGCAGAAATTCCCTGAGCGCTCCTGCCCTTTGCGGAAAGTCCACAATAAAATAGTGCTGAAGGCCTTCATAAATCATCGACCTTTCTTTAATTTCCTGCATCCTGCCAATATCATTATTCCCTCCGCTTACAACACATACGACATTTTTCCCTTTAATTTCATCTCTGCAGAAATCAAGGGCCGCAATGGTAAGCGCTCCTGCAGGCTCCGCGACAATGGCATTGTCGTTATAAAGCTCTAAAATGGACGTACATACCTTTCCATCCGGAACGAGCACCGTATCATGGCAAAAACTCCCGGCAATGCTGAAGGTTTTCTCGCCTACCCGCTGAACCGCTGCTCCGTCTACAAATTTGCTGATGGAGGGCAGCGTAACCACTTCTCCTGCCGCTCTTGCTTCTGAAAAGGAGGCAGCACCTTCAGGTTCGACTGCCATTATTTTTGTGTGAGGGGAAACGGCCTGGAAATAAGTCCCGATCCCGGAAATCAGACCGCCTCCGCCCACACTGGCAAATACATAGTCCACAGGTGCATCCGAATCGTTTAACACTTCAACGGCCACGGTCCCCTGGCCGGCAATGACCTCTTCATCGTCGAAAGGATGGATGAAGGCACTCCCCTCTTCATCACAGCATTTGACAGCCTCATGGTATGCATCATCGAACGTATCTCCGCACAAAATAATGTCAGCAAAACCATTGGAGAATTTCTCCACCTGGTTCACTTTTTGCCTTGGTGTTGTGGTCGGCATAAAAATTTTCCCTTTCACTCCCAGTGCGCTGCAGGAATAGGCCACACCTTGTGCATGATTTCCTGCACTGGCGCAAACGACTCCATTGATAAGCTGGGATTCACTGAGCGATTTCATCTTGTTGAAGGCTCCCCTGATTTTAAAAGAGCGGACAAGCTGGAGGTCTTCCCTTTTTAGATATACGTTGCATTGGTACTGTTCAGAAAGCTGACGATTCAGCTGAAGGGGCGTATGAATGACGACATCTTTAAGCAGGTGATGTGCCTTCAGAATCGATTCCACATGGACAATAGGCGAGACATTCGCTGAAGCTGACGGGTTCATGGCAAAATTCCTTTCTGATACTCTATTTAATTTGCCATTATAGCACGAATATTCAAAATATAAAGTCGTTTTGAGCAAAACAGGATTGATTTACTGGGTAAAGGGGAATTTTTATTACAGCTCTGTTGTACTTGGCTGATGATAGAAGAAGCGTTCCCTTATCATTTGGCAGGCGGGTAGCCTGCTATTGGCTTCGCCGCTGCGGGATTTCACCGGTCAGCTGCTTGAATCAGGAGTCTTCCGCCCCCGCTTCAAACGGTAGAGAAAAAAACAACACCATGCTTTCACATAGTTCTTATTAAAGGAGGAATTTCATTGGAATATCTGCTTAAGAGCAAGTCAAGTGCCATTCCATGTCTTATTGAAGTGGATTCGGATAGCCGCGTATACATGGTACGCAATGCAGATACAAGCGGGAAAGGGTTTAATACAAAGGAAGAGCTGCTTCATTGGGTCTCTCAAAACTGGAAGCCGGAAGATTTCGAACAGCCCGGGCAGCTCCGGGAAGTATTGGAAGCTCTGCACGCAGAGGAATAGAAAGGATTGGGAAGAGTGCCGAGCTCTTGTTGAGAGCGGCAAACCTGGTTGGCCTTGGCAGGAAGCGGCGGAGTTCTCCGCCCTTTTTGCTTCTTTCAGCCTGATGTATAAGCAAAACAGGGAAACACTTAGAACGTGTCCCCCATTTTAAGAGCCTTTTTAGCCGGAACCTCTATTATTCGAATGTCCCCTTAACCTTCATTTCCCCCTCTTGCATCATGAGCCTGCCTTTTGAGAAAACCGAGTTGATGAATAGAGTTTCTTTATCCGCGATGACAAGATCCGCATCAAGCCCTTCCTCAATCCTTCCTTTATGCGGCAGCTTAAGTATAGCCGCAGGATTTGAAGTGATCACTTTAATGGCAGTCTCCACAGGGATCTGTTCAATCAGGATAGCGTCCCTGACCTCTCTGTATAGAGAGGAGACGTCTCCTATCTGAAGGCCAATTAAGTCTCCGTTTTCATTAAAATCAGGAAGGCTTGCCTGTGCGTCGGATGTAAACGTAATGGATTCCGCCGGAACTCCTTCGTCGAGCATGCGCCTTAATCCTTCGCTGCATTTCACCTCGCCCTGGTCGAGAAAACGCTGGACAGTACTGGTCGTAAAATCAACGATCCCCCCGTTTTTGGCATATTCAATGCCGGCTTGAAATAACTCCCCGTTCCGGTTGATGTGGGTTGGATAAAACGTTTTGAGAGGGATGTCTGTATGTTCACAAACCTCTTGGATTAAATCGAGTCTGCCCTTTCCATCCCCGACATGAATATTCACAATCCCTGCTTTTCCTGAAAGCATCCCTCCAATCCGGGCAGCAGAGGCTACTTTGGCGAGTTCCTGCCAGGTTGGCTGGGAAGAACGGTGGTCACTAATGGCAATTTCGCCGCAGCCAATGACTTTATCGATCAGAATCAGATCATCTTCAATCTTGCCGGTGAGTGTCCTTACCGGAATCTGATAACTTCCCGTATGTACAAAGCAGGTAATTCCTTCTTCATCCAATGCCCTGGCTTTTGCCAGCAGAGCACTCATCGTTCTCGTTGTGCCATCTGTCCCAATGACGCCGACAATGGTGGTGACACCGGCAAAAATAGCAGAGCTTAATTGGAGTTCGGGTGTTCTCGTTTTGTAGCCCCCTTCGCCGCCGCCTCCGATAATATGAACGTGGGAATCGATAAAACCGGGAAAAACCAATTTCCCTTCCGCATCGATTGTTCTGCTTACATATTCCTCAGGAAAAATCGTGCCGGGTTCCCGAATAAATGCTATTTTCCCGCCAGCCAGGATGATAT is a window encoding:
- a CDS encoding DUF4397 domain-containing protein; translation: MTNGQNSLWQAMVYDLYACYYKYRNPEAHIMYYRKHLEALQTSMQSRAGSGQPQPAQISPGMTMIRVLHASPDAPAVDVYLNRRLVLSNVSFKQISDYMQIPGGQYRIDILPHGNQTTPVLTENVLLMPGITYTMAASGTVSNLKLLPIVDRPFVSGGETKVKFVHLSPDAPAVDVAVKNGEILFPDVSYTTSTKYRSVPAGKIDLEVRIAGTDTVALNVPKVQFKSDTAYTIFALGLANGNPPLEAMLVVG
- the ypmT gene encoding protein YpmT, with the translated sequence MDQRKYILGSVIFLLIGLYFAGIAGIQFMDEKVEENMDIVFTNISCSALFFCITVYLLHLKDEKTKRAEDK
- a CDS encoding YpmS family protein, with amino-acid sequence MKKWKWAFIVLLAVNIAAIGIAAILIFSPAEQNAPTQKDIKEGKAVALNVGAKKEALNQLIDHYLKKEANADQYNYKVYLEDKVYFTGGIRAFGKDIDAKITFSPVVKKDGNMRLFVEDLSIGKLDIPVSFVLNYISTSYTLPEFVHINEKNHSIDVDLTDIQLSNNYRAKAEKFDLKNDVIRFELFVPLKD
- a CDS encoding SGNH/GDSL hydrolase family protein, which gives rise to MRMVLIWLSSLMVLLAGCDQFSLSPREPVHKKPAVKKEAAPVMAIKQGDVTITGIGDSLTAGIGDDSKNGGYVGVVKTKLSDLNTIDTVAVNNYAVLGNQTTDLMKKLQKKEVKNALKESDIILLTIGGNDIMKVVKDHIFDLTLQPFEKAQTGYEERLNSIFQTIRHYNPDAKIIYSGLYNPFKFALPELSEIDVVVEDWNGAAKKLIEADGNAEFVPVADLYDNPNEGLLYKDSFHPNTQGYSLIGERVYEAILRRDGSR
- a CDS encoding SCO family protein; the encoded protein is MKSISSVENFRFTDQEGEPFGLSDLKDKVWIANFIFTSCTTVCPPMTAHMKKLQDMSESQGVPVEIVSFSVDPSIDQPEKLKQFARQFGSSFENWHFLTGYSQKEIEDFSLKSFKTLVKKPESEDQVIHGTSFYLVNKKGEVVQSYSGVENPPYGKMMKDLKRLQQQ
- a CDS encoding DegV family protein; its protein translation is MKKIVIVTDSTTDLDPALIQKHNIKVIPLTIHIDGETYIDRVDITPEEFMKKMAEASELPKSSQPAIGKFVETYTELLKEADQIISIHLTSGMSGTFQTAESAAAMAEGDITVIDSQFISKALGFQVLEAAKMAEAGSTKEEILERLKTIKDASRLFVTVDTLENLVKGGRIGRGKAMIGSLLNIKPIASLQDGVYTPVAKVRSHSQIVKYLAKQFGEDIKGKTAKAIGIAHADASELAHNLKEALLQIRPDLPIDISFTTPVVSTHTGQGAIGFMYFAE
- a CDS encoding DUF2535 family protein yields the protein MLFKSLEFKRMDGQKVKVVEIPVMVKDSRYTFLIQARLQAYLTRLHAEPEPRSVYSFRDYLKKVLKWPEYEAIFQSEVLQNNA
- a CDS encoding SOS response-associated peptidase, which codes for MCGRFTQTYGDEIFDYFPVMNREDGFLGKTYNAAPSQKVLALAGRNGEYKAGSLTWGLIPSWSKKRQGTGFINARAETIAEKPSFKHLLDRKRCLILADSFYEWKKTESGKIPYRFMLRSGNPFAFAGLWDRWRDEEDELVTCTVITTAANERVKDIHDRMPVILEYGEAFGWLELETEKAVRMLRPLPAEEMKAYQVSTLINSAANNEQACINSVRNFLAASTI
- the ilvA gene encoding threonine ammonia-lyase IlvA, whose amino-acid sequence is MNPSASANVSPIVHVESILKAHHLLKDVVIHTPLQLNRQLSEQYQCNVYLKREDLQLVRSFKIRGAFNKMKSLSESQLINGVVCASAGNHAQGVAYSCSALGVKGKIFMPTTTPRQKVNQVEKFSNGFADIILCGDTFDDAYHEAVKCCDEEGSAFIHPFDDEEVIAGQGTVAVEVLNDSDAPVDYVFASVGGGGLISGIGTYFQAVSPHTKIMAVEPEGAASFSEARAAGEVVTLPSISKFVDGAAVQRVGEKTFSIAGSFCHDTVLVPDGKVCTSILELYNDNAIVAEPAGALTIAALDFCRDEIKGKNVVCVVSGGNNDIGRMQEIKERSMIYEGLQHYFIVDFPQRAGALREFLHDVLGPNDDINRFEYTKKNNKENGPALVGIELKDKRDYSTLITNMDEKGFHYTEVNKDEQLFHLLI
- the iadA gene encoding beta-aspartyl-peptidase produces the protein MIQLIKNGEVYAPGYRGKKDIILAGGKIAFIREPGTIFPEEYVSRTIDAEGKLVFPGFIDSHVHIIGGGGEGGYKTRTPELQLSSAIFAGVTTIVGVIGTDGTTRTMSALLAKARALDEEGITCFVHTGSYQIPVRTLTGKIEDDLILIDKVIGCGEIAISDHRSSQPTWQELAKVASAARIGGMLSGKAGIVNIHVGDGKGRLDLIQEVCEHTDIPLKTFYPTHINRNGELFQAGIEYAKNGGIVDFTTSTVQRFLDQGEVKCSEGLRRMLDEGVPAESITFTSDAQASLPDFNENGDLIGLQIGDVSSLYREVRDAILIEQIPVETAIKVITSNPAAILKLPHKGRIEEGLDADLVIADKETLFINSVFSKGRLMMQEGEMKVKGTFE